From the genome of Streptomyces xanthophaeus:
CTCGATCAGCCAGGCCACGTGCTCGGCGTATGCGTCGTGGTCGACGGTGAGGTCCTCGCGCAGCGGGAGCGCGGTGGCGACCATGATTCCGTGCCAGGGGCGGGTGCGGGGCGCGGGGGTGTGCGCGTGGGTCATGTGAGAGCTCCCTAGAGTGATGTGTGACATTTTACTAGCGGGTGCGGCGTGGCCACAAGGGCCCCGGCGCCCCGATCAGTGCGCAGCGGGCGGAAGTTCGGCGAGGTGGCGCAGCGGAACGGGACAGGACAGCGGCCGCCGGTCGGGCGCGGGCTCCTCCCCGGCCAGGGCCGCCACGGCCGGGCCGCACATCCGGCCCTGGCACCAGCCCATACCCGCCCGGGTGAGGAGTTTGACGCTGCGGGCGTCCCGCGCGCCGAGGTCGCCCGCGGCCTCGCGGATCTGCCCGGCCGGCACCTCCTCGCAGCGGCAGACGACGGTGTCGTCCCCGAGCCAGCCGGTCCACGCCTCGCCGGGACGGTGGGCGGCGGCCATCGCGTCGGCGAAGGCGCGCAGCCGGGCCCGGCGGCGGGTGAGGCGGGCTCCGGGCGGCGTACCCGCGATGGAGTGTGCGGCCAGCTCGCCCTCGGTCATGGCCAGTCGGGCCCCGCCGATGCCGCCGGTCTCGCCCGCCGACCAGATGCCGGGGACGGAGGTCCGCTGCCCGGCATCGAGGACGAGGGCGACCGTGCCGTCCGGGCCGGGGCGGGTCGCGCAGCCGAGGCCGGTGGCCAGCTCCAGCTGGGGCACCAGTCCGTGGCCGACGGCCAGGGCGTCACAGGGGATCCGGCGGGCGGTGCCGGGCAGCGGTCGCCAGTCGCGGTCGAGGCGGGCCACGGTGACGGCTTCGACCCGGTCGGTGCCGTGCGCCTCGGTGACGGCGTGCCGGGTGAGGAGGCGGACGTGGTGGCGGGCCAGCGCGCCGCCGTGGACGGCGGCCTCGACGAGCTTGCCGGGGTTGCGCAGCAGGACCGGGGCCTGGCCCGCGTACGCGGTGTACGCGGCGGCCTCCACCACGGCGGGCACGGTGGCTCCGGCGGCGGCGAGCGACCCGGCCACGGCCAGCAGCAGCGGCCCGCTCCCGGCGACGACCACCCGCTTGCCCGGCAGGACCAGCCCGCCCTTGAGCATGGCCTGGGCCCCGCCGGCCCCGACCACTCCCGGCAGGGTCCAGCCGGGGAAGGGCAGTTGCCGCTCGTAGGCGCCGGTGGCGATGAGCACGGCCCGGGCGGTGACGGCGACGGCCCGTTCCTCGGGGGCGTGACCGGCGACGGCGTGCAGGATCCACTCCGTGGTGGGTGCGGCGGGCCCGCGGCGCGCCCCGGCCGTCTCGGCCGCCGCGCCCGGGACGACCGTCCACACGTGGTGGAGCGGGAGGTACGTGATCCGGCCGGCCGACTCGTGGGCGCGCAGGGCGGCTTCGCGGGTCGCGAACTGCGCCCAGCCGTGGTGCAGCGCCTCGGGGCGGGCCGCACCGAGGCCCGGGGCGGGGTGGCGGTAGAACTGCCCGCCGGGGCGGTCGCCCGCGTCGAGGAGCGTGACCCGCAGCCCGAGGCGGGCGGCCGTGACGGCCGCGGCCAGTCCGGCCGGGCCGGCTCCGACGATCGCGAGATCGGCACGGGCCGGCGCGGGCCCGGAAGCGGACGCCACGCCGGGCGCCGGCACGGGCGCGGGCCCGGCGGCAGGACCCGACGGGTCTGCGCAATCCGCGCGGCCCGCGCGGTCGGCGGGCTCAGACGGCGAGGTCGGCATGGCCGGTTCCCTCCTGGGTGGTGACGGTGTCCCCCGGCCGGGCCGGGACCAGGCAGGCGCGCTGGTTGGAGCGGCCGTTGACGGTGACGAGGCAGTCGTAGCAGCTGCCGATCCCGCAGAACGCGCCGCGCGGGGCGCCGCCCTCCCGGGTGGTCCGCCAGGCGAGGATGCCGGCGCCCCACAGCACGGCGGCGATGCTCTGGCCGGGCAGGGCGGGCAGTTCCCGGCCGTCGAAGGTGATCTCGTGCGCGGCTGCCGGGCTGCCGCCGACCAGCGAACGGGGGCTGCGCATCAGTGCTGCTCCTCGGGGGTGTCGGTGGCGGCCGGGTACGCGGCGAAGCGGTCCGGGCGGAACGGGTGGGCGGGGAGCGGCGGTTCGGCGCCCGTCAGGGCGGCGGCGATCAGCGCTCCGGTGGCGGGCGCCAGACCGATGCCCGCGCCCTCGTGGCCGCAGGCGTGCAGCAGTCCGGGGCGCCGCGGGTCCGGGCCGATCGCCGGGAGGTGGTCGGGCAGGTAGGGGCGGAAGCCGTGGTAGGCGCGCATCACCCGGACGTCCGCCAGGACGGGGAAGAGCGCCGCGGCCTGGGCGGCCAGGCGGCGCAGGGCTTCGGTGGAGAGGGTGCGGTCGAAGCCGACCCGCTCCCGGGTGGCGCCGATGAGGACCGGGCCGGACGGGGTGCCCTCGACCACGGCCGAGGACTGCAGGGCGGCGGAGCCGCTGGCGACGTCCGCGATGTAGTCGGCGGCGTAGACCTTGTGCCGGACCACCCTCGGCAGGGGTTCGGTCACCAGGACGAAGCCGCGGCGCGGGAGGACGGGCAGGGTGACCCCGGCCAGCGCGGCGACGTGGCCGCCCCAGGTGCCGGCCGCGTTCACCACCGCCGGGGCCAGGAGTTCGCGGCGCCGCGTGCGCACCCCGCGTACGGCGCCCCGGTCCAGCAGGATCTCCGTCACCTCCTCGCCGAGGTACACCTCGGCGGCCGGGGCTCCCGCCGCACCCGGTGCGCGCGCCGCGGCCAGGAGCCGGGCCGCCGCCCGGGCGGGCTGGACCTGGGCGTCCTGCGGGTAGTGGAAGCCGCCCGCCAGGCCCGGGGCCAGGTGCGGCTCCAGGTCGTACAGGTCGTCCGCCGCCACCTCGGCCGCGTCGACGCCGGCCGCGCGCTGCCCCTCCGCGAAGTGCCGCAGGGCCTTCACGGTCCGCTCGTCGGGGGCGACGACGAGCCCGCCCTTGGGCTCGTACTCGATGTCCGGCGGGAGGACCGCGGCGAGTTCGGTCCACAGGCGGGTGGACAGCAGGGCGAGGTCGAGTTCGGGTCCCGCCTCCTTGTCGGAGACGAGCAGGTTGCCTTCGCCGGCACCGGTGGTGCCGCCCGCCACGGGGCCCCGGTCGACCACGGCCACGGAGAGTCCGGCGCGGGCCGCGTAGTAGGCGCAGGCCGCCCCGGCGACGCCGGCGCCGATGATCACGGCGTCCAGGGAGTGTCTCTTGAGCACGGCAGTAATATGTCACATTCTTTAGGGCCTGCCCAGATGCCCGGACCGGTCCCGCACCCCCCTCGGATGCGGGACCGGTCCGGTGCCGGGCGGGCGCCGGTCAGCTGCGGAGGGGGCCCTCACAGCTGTAACTGGAGGTGCCCGCGACCTTGTTGGTCCAGATCTCCACCGGGCCGAAGGAACAGTTCATGTCGGCGAGGTTGTTGGAGGCCGCGCCGGCCCGGTCGAGGATGAAGTAGTCGACCGTCTCCGACATGTCCTTGAAGTTCTGGTCGTCGTTGCGCCAGTTCTTCAGGTTCGCGGTGATGCGGCCGGTGCAGGTGAAGCGGCGCTTGCCCGGGTCGCCGTTCTCCACGCAGTCCGGCGTGTTGTACGTGGCCGTGGCGAAGGAGGACTTCACCGAGGCGAGCGCCGCGTCGCGCAGCCGGTCGTTCGGGGTGAAGGAGGTGTTCGGCACGTAGAGCTGGTCGACCTTGGCGATCTGTGCGTCCAGGAAGCGGTCGTAGTCGCGCTGGAGGTAGGTGTCCGCCCCCGTCCGGTGGCGCCAGGCGTCGTACGCCGCCACGTCGTCGGCCCGCAGGTGGGTGTACATCTCGCGCAGCAGCGTGGGCTTCTCGGTCCACAGGAACTCGAAGAAGGTGCCCGCGTAGCTGTAGAAGCGGAAGCCGTCGCCGTCGTAGGTGGCGTTCAGCAGCTGCTCGACGCTCATGCGCGGGCCGCCGCCGGCCGTGTCGCTGATGATGCTCTTGACGAGGGACTTGCGGACGGCGATGCCGTTGTCGCGGGTGGCGCCGTCGAAGAACTCGGCCGTGCCCTCGTCCATGGCGGTCGTCCGGTCGCTCTCGTACCAGGGGCCCTGGCCGAAGAAGCCGGGGACGGCGAAGCGGCCGTTGAGGTAGTGCGTGTACTCGTGGCGGAAGAGCTCCTCGAGGGTGAGGGAGGAGTCCTGCGGGACGCGCCGCTGGTAGGTGTAGAAGGTGGCGCCGTTCTCGATGTAGATGCCGCCGTTGTTGGTGCCGTAGCCGGTCAGGATCGGGTGGTAGTTCACGTAGTCGGCGCGGGAGGCGTAGAGCACGATGTTCAGCGTGGAGTTGGGGTCGCCGGCGAGCGGCTGGTCGGTGCCCAGCACGCGGTGGTACTGGGACTTCACCTGCTTGCTCGCGTAGTACAGCTGGTCCACGGTGGCCCGGTCCAGGGCGGTGCGGACCTTGATGGCGCCGTTGTCGTAGGAGTAGGTGTAGGGGAACAGCTGCTTCTCGATGTCCTCCTTGCACACCCCGTACGGCTTGCAGGCCTCGTAGAAGTTGAGCCAGGAGACGACCTTGGCCCACGGCTCGCTGCCGTCGCCGAAGGCGGACCGGACGGGGCCGAGCATCGCGCCGAGGTCGGCGACGACCCGGTCCCGCAGGCCCTCGACCTGGCCGAAGCGGGCGTATTCGCTCAGCGCGTCGCGCACCACCCAGGCGTTGCCCGTGTCCTTGAGGTGCGTGTAGGTGGAGAAGGCCTTGAAGGCGTCGCGGTAGGAGGCGTCGGCGGCCACCGCGGAGTGGAAGGCCGCGTCCTGGTTGCCCGGGTAGACGCCCAGGTAGGTGACGGAGAGCGCGGCCAGCGCGGCGCCTGCCCAGCCGGCGTCGAGGTGGGTGGCCGGGTGGGCCGGGTCCATGGTGGCCAGAACCTTCTTGATGAGGCCGAGCTGGTGCTGGCGCAGGCCGGGCGCGCTGCCGGCGTAGAGGGCCTCGCGCAGGGTGCGGGCGTTGCTGGGGGTCGCGTCGAAGGTATGGGCGGCCGCGCCGAAGTCGGCGATGGCGCGGCGCATGGCGTCGACGGTGGGGGCGTCGGTGACGTCGATCTCGGTGCGCGAGTAGTCGTGGTAGGCGACCGCGTGCAGGTACGTGAACATCTCCTCCAGGTGGGAGGAGTTACGGCCGTCGTGGGCGGCGGCCAGGCCGGATATCCGGCGGGAGACGGCCTGGACGTGCGCGTCCGACATGACCGGGGCCAGCCGGGCGTCCCAGGTCCATATGAGTCCGCGCAGACAGCCGTCGGCGAGGACGGCCTGGTCGCCGAGGAAGTCGGCGAACTGCTCCGGGGTGAGACCGGTGATCCCGTCGAGGGTGCAGGGGACGCCCGCGGCGACGCTCTTCGCGGTGGGGGCCGCCTTGACCGACTTGCCGCGCTTCTGCAGGTCGTCGGCGGGCGCGGCGGCGGGTGTGGCCGCGCCGGGGACCTGCCCGGCGATGTTCTGTCCGCCGGGGGCCGGCGCCGGCGCCGGGGTGTTGTCCTTCGCGTCGGCCAGGCGGTCGACCTCGTCGAACGGGTTCCCCGTGGGGCCGGGGGCGGGGGCGGCGGGGGCGGCCTGTGCGCCGGTGAAGGTGGCCGGGGCCGTGAACTCGGCGGCCTGCGTGGTGGCCTGTCCCGCGGTGGCGAGGAGGGTCACGGCTACGGCGGAGGCGAGAAGGGAAGAGCGCACAGCTCTGTGCTTGAGCACCGAGAACTCCTGATTGGAGAGGTGAGGTGGGGGGTGGTGCGTGAACTGCCCTGCGTCACACGGCGTTTGACGGGGGTTAACGTGCCGCGATGTGAGCTGTAACATAGTAATGTGAAATTGCACTGACAAGACCTGTGCGCCCACCAGTTCGCATCTTTCTTGAGGGAGTCCTCGTGACCGACGCGTCCGCCCGCCTCAACACGGGCAGTCACGACCGCCCGGTATCCCCGGAGTTGTCCCGGTTCATGGCGGGCAACTGGGCCGCGACCCCGCTGCCCGACTCCACCCGCGTCCCCGGCCACGCCGTCACCCCGGCCCGCCGGGCGCGGCTCTCGGCCCGCTTCCCGGGCGAGCGGCTGATCGTCCCGGCCGGGGAGCTGAAGGTCCGCTCCAACGACTGCGACCACCGCTTCCGCCCGCACAGCGCGTACGCCTGGCTGACCGGTCTCACCGGCGAGGACCAGGCGGGCCACGTCCTGGTCATGGAGCCGTCGGGCCCGCACACCCACGAAGCCGTGCTGTACCTGCGGCCGCGCTCGCCGCGGGCGGACGGGGACGGGGAGTTCTACCGGGACCGCCGGTACGGGGAGTTCTGGGTGGGCCGCCGGCCGGATCTCGCGGAGGCCGAGCGCCTCACGGGCATCCGCTGCGCACACCTGGACGGGCTCGGCTCACCGGCCGGCCGCGACGCGGCCTCCGATGCCGGACTCGCCTCCGCGCTCTCGGAACTGCGCCTGGTGAAGGACGCGTGGGAGGTCGAACAGCTGCAGCTGGCCGTCGACCACACCACGGCGGGCTTCGAGGACGTCGTACGGGCCCTGCCGCGCGCGCTGGCGCATCCGCGCGGGGAGCGGTGGATCGAGGGGGTCTTCGGCCTGCGCGCCCGGGCGGAGGGCAACGGCACCGGGTACGAGACGATCGCGGCGTCCGGCGCCCACGCCTGCACCCTGCACTGGATCCGCAACGACGGCCGGCTGAACGGGGCGGAACTGCTGCTCCTGGACGCGGGCGTGGAGACGGACACCCTGTACACGGCCGACATCACCCGCACCCTGCCGCTGTCGGGCCGCTTCTCCCCCGTCCAGCGCCAGGTGTACGAGCTGGTCCTGGCCGCCCAGGAGGCGGGCATCGCGGCGCTGCGCCCGGGGGCGAGCTTCGGGGACTTCCACCGGGCCGGGATGCGGGTGATCGCGGAGGGCCTGGCGGAGTGGGGCGTGCTGAAGGACGCGGAGGGCGACCTGCACCGGCGGTACACGCTGTGCAGCAGCGGCCACATGCTGGGGCTCGACGTGCACGACTGCGCGAAGGCCCGGGCGGAGACCTATATGGACGGCGTGCTGGAGGAGGGACAGGTCCTGACCGTGGAGCCGGGCCTCTACCTCCAGCCCGACGACGAGACCCTCCCGGCGGAGCTGCGGGGGATCGGCGTCCGCATCGAGGACGACCTGGTCATCACGGCGAACGGCGCGCGCCTGATGTCGGGTGCGCTGCCGCGCACGGTGGCCGGCATCGAGGACTGGATGGGCCGGCTCCTGGAGACCCCTTAGACGCTGTGCGGGGTGGTGAGCCGGGCGGTCAGCTCCTCGACGAAGGCCTCCACGTGGGGCGGGCGCGGTCCGGTGCGGGTGGCGCAGAACCAGGTACGGGTCAGTGGCCGCGCGCCGATGCCGACGAGGGCGAGGCCGTGCGAGGCCGCGTAGGGGGCGGCCACCCAGTTGGGCAGCACGGTCACACCCTGGCCGCCGGCCACCATCTCGATCACCAGGTCGGTCACCACCGGCATGGTGGTGATCCGGGCCGGCCGGGCCCCGGCGGGGATCGGCAGCGGCATCGACGGGATCCGCTTCTGGTCGTAGAAGTCGTAGAGGACGAGGTCGGCGCCGTCGAAGTCACGGGCGGTCAGGTGGGCGCGCGAGGCCCACGGGTGGCCGGCGGGCACCACCGCCACCATCTCGTCCTCGAACAGCCTGGTCAGCGACACCCGGTCCATCTGCAGGTCCGGCTTGGTGACCAGCGCGACGTCGACGAGGTCGGCGAGCAGGGCCGGGACCGGCGCATCGTCGGCAACGGTCTCGATGCGCACGTCGATGTCGGGCGCGCGCTCGCGGAAGGCACGGAGCACCGGCGGCAGCCAGGGGAAGGTCGTACTGCACTGCGCGGTGAAGCGGACCCGCCGGTCGCGCCCGTCCCGGATCTCGCGCAGGTCGCGGGCCGCGGAGTCCAGTTCGCCGAGGACGTGGCGGGCCGCGACCAGCAGTCGGCGGCCCGCGGCGTTGGGGACCAGGCGTCGGCCCTTGCGGTCGAAGAGGGCCATGCCCAGGCGGGCCTCCAGCCGGGTGAGCCGCTGGCTGAGGGCGGGCTGGCTCACGTAGAGCCGCTCGGCGGCCGCGGTCAGCGAGCCGGCCTCGGCGGTGGCGGCCAGGAGCTCCAGGTCGCGCAGATCCACATCCATAACCAGGGATTATCACACGCTCCAATCTTCGTCGTGGTGTTATGAGTTGAGCGCTCCTAGGTTCGTGGTGTCAGCCCGTCGGGACCCCGGCGGACGACACCGACGAAAGGCACAGCGCCATGACCGACACGCACGCGGACATCGACGACACCACCACGACCACCACCGCTCTGGTCACCGGCTCCTCCAGCGGCATCGGACTGGACATCGCCCGCGCCTTCCTCGCGAGCGGCGCCAATGTCGTCCTCAACGGCCGGGACGCCGACCGCCTCGCCAAGGCCGCGGCCGCCCTGGGTCACCCCGGGCGGATCGCGTGGGTCGCGGGCGCCATCGCCGAGCCGGCGACGGGCGAGGCCCTCGTCCGTACCGCCCTGGACCGGTTCGGCCGTATCGACGTCCTCGTCAACAACGCGGGCACCTTCGCCCCCAAGCCCTTCACCGAGGTCACCGAGGAAGAACTCGACGGCTTCCTGACCGGCAACCTCAAGGGCACGTACCTCACCACCCAGGCCGTGGTACGGGCGCTGCGCGCGCAGGGCCGGGGCGGCAGCATCGTCAACATAGGCACCGTCCTGGTGGACCACGCGCTGGCGGGCTTCCCGTCCTCCGCGC
Proteins encoded in this window:
- a CDS encoding NAD(P)/FAD-dependent oxidoreductase encodes the protein MASASGPAPARADLAIVGAGPAGLAAAVTAARLGLRVTLLDAGDRPGGQFYRHPAPGLGAARPEALHHGWAQFATREAALRAHESAGRITYLPLHHVWTVVPGAAAETAGARRGPAAPTTEWILHAVAGHAPEERAVAVTARAVLIATGAYERQLPFPGWTLPGVVGAGGAQAMLKGGLVLPGKRVVVAGSGPLLLAVAGSLAAAGATVPAVVEAAAYTAYAGQAPVLLRNPGKLVEAAVHGGALARHHVRLLTRHAVTEAHGTDRVEAVTVARLDRDWRPLPGTARRIPCDALAVGHGLVPQLELATGLGCATRPGPDGTVALVLDAGQRTSVPGIWSAGETGGIGGARLAMTEGELAAHSIAGTPPGARLTRRRARLRAFADAMAAAHRPGEAWTGWLGDDTVVCRCEEVPAGQIREAAGDLGARDARSVKLLTRAGMGWCQGRMCGPAVAALAGEEPAPDRRPLSCPVPLRHLAELPPAAH
- a CDS encoding (2Fe-2S)-binding protein codes for the protein MRSPRSLVGGSPAAAHEITFDGRELPALPGQSIAAVLWGAGILAWRTTREGGAPRGAFCGIGSCYDCLVTVNGRSNQRACLVPARPGDTVTTQEGTGHADLAV
- a CDS encoding NAD(P)/FAD-dependent oxidoreductase, whose translation is MLKRHSLDAVIIGAGVAGAACAYYAARAGLSVAVVDRGPVAGGTTGAGEGNLLVSDKEAGPELDLALLSTRLWTELAAVLPPDIEYEPKGGLVVAPDERTVKALRHFAEGQRAAGVDAAEVAADDLYDLEPHLAPGLAGGFHYPQDAQVQPARAAARLLAAARAPGAAGAPAAEVYLGEEVTEILLDRGAVRGVRTRRRELLAPAVVNAAGTWGGHVAALAGVTLPVLPRRGFVLVTEPLPRVVRHKVYAADYIADVASGSAALQSSAVVEGTPSGPVLIGATRERVGFDRTLSTEALRRLAAQAAALFPVLADVRVMRAYHGFRPYLPDHLPAIGPDPRRPGLLHACGHEGAGIGLAPATGALIAAALTGAEPPLPAHPFRPDRFAAYPAATDTPEEQH
- a CDS encoding collagenase; the encoded protein is MLKHRAVRSSLLASAVAVTLLATAGQATTQAAEFTAPATFTGAQAAPAAPAPGPTGNPFDEVDRLADAKDNTPAPAPAPGGQNIAGQVPGAATPAAAPADDLQKRGKSVKAAPTAKSVAAGVPCTLDGITGLTPEQFADFLGDQAVLADGCLRGLIWTWDARLAPVMSDAHVQAVSRRISGLAAAHDGRNSSHLEEMFTYLHAVAYHDYSRTEIDVTDAPTVDAMRRAIADFGAAAHTFDATPSNARTLREALYAGSAPGLRQHQLGLIKKVLATMDPAHPATHLDAGWAGAALAALSVTYLGVYPGNQDAAFHSAVAADASYRDAFKAFSTYTHLKDTGNAWVVRDALSEYARFGQVEGLRDRVVADLGAMLGPVRSAFGDGSEPWAKVVSWLNFYEACKPYGVCKEDIEKQLFPYTYSYDNGAIKVRTALDRATVDQLYYASKQVKSQYHRVLGTDQPLAGDPNSTLNIVLYASRADYVNYHPILTGYGTNNGGIYIENGATFYTYQRRVPQDSSLTLEELFRHEYTHYLNGRFAVPGFFGQGPWYESDRTTAMDEGTAEFFDGATRDNGIAVRKSLVKSIISDTAGGGPRMSVEQLLNATYDGDGFRFYSYAGTFFEFLWTEKPTLLREMYTHLRADDVAAYDAWRHRTGADTYLQRDYDRFLDAQIAKVDQLYVPNTSFTPNDRLRDAALASVKSSFATATYNTPDCVENGDPGKRRFTCTGRITANLKNWRNDDQNFKDMSETVDYFILDRAGAASNNLADMNCSFGPVEIWTNKVAGTSSYSCEGPLRS
- a CDS encoding aminopeptidase P family protein, producing the protein MTDASARLNTGSHDRPVSPELSRFMAGNWAATPLPDSTRVPGHAVTPARRARLSARFPGERLIVPAGELKVRSNDCDHRFRPHSAYAWLTGLTGEDQAGHVLVMEPSGPHTHEAVLYLRPRSPRADGDGEFYRDRRYGEFWVGRRPDLAEAERLTGIRCAHLDGLGSPAGRDAASDAGLASALSELRLVKDAWEVEQLQLAVDHTTAGFEDVVRALPRALAHPRGERWIEGVFGLRARAEGNGTGYETIAASGAHACTLHWIRNDGRLNGAELLLLDAGVETDTLYTADITRTLPLSGRFSPVQRQVYELVLAAQEAGIAALRPGASFGDFHRAGMRVIAEGLAEWGVLKDAEGDLHRRYTLCSSGHMLGLDVHDCAKARAETYMDGVLEEGQVLTVEPGLYLQPDDETLPAELRGIGVRIEDDLVITANGARLMSGALPRTVAGIEDWMGRLLETP
- a CDS encoding LysR family transcriptional regulator codes for the protein MDVDLRDLELLAATAEAGSLTAAAERLYVSQPALSQRLTRLEARLGMALFDRKGRRLVPNAAGRRLLVAARHVLGELDSAARDLREIRDGRDRRVRFTAQCSTTFPWLPPVLRAFRERAPDIDVRIETVADDAPVPALLADLVDVALVTKPDLQMDRVSLTRLFEDEMVAVVPAGHPWASRAHLTARDFDGADLVLYDFYDQKRIPSMPLPIPAGARPARITTMPVVTDLVIEMVAGGQGVTVLPNWVAAPYAASHGLALVGIGARPLTRTWFCATRTGPRPPHVEAFVEELTARLTTPHSV
- a CDS encoding SDR family NAD(P)-dependent oxidoreductase, whose amino-acid sequence is MTDTHADIDDTTTTTTALVTGSSSGIGLDIARAFLASGANVVLNGRDADRLAKAAAALGHPGRIAWVAGAIAEPATGEALVRTALDRFGRIDVLVNNAGTFAPKPFTEVTEEELDGFLTGNLKGTYLTTQAVVRALRAQGRGGSIVNIGTVLVDHALAGFPSSAPVVSKAGVHALTTSLAAELAADGIRVNLVSPGIVRTPLHAGSDVDSFAGLALLNRVGEVAEISEAVLYLAGATFVTGHALRVDGGHVTGRA